In Sphingomonas crocodyli, a genomic segment contains:
- a CDS encoding arylsulfatase, translating into MSHRRLLGIARLTLTLLSATALSVQAGAQTANGRTPAESPPPSWPQEPRAPKGAPNIIVIMTDDVGFGASTSFGGPVPTPTFDRIGKEGARYNRFHTTAICSPTRASLLTGRNPQEVGMGYVANWATGYEGYNSVIPKSAGTIAQILKANGYNTAMFGKGHVTPEWEMSAAGPFDRWPTGLGFEYYYGFLGADTSGFEPSLVENTRPVTPPAERDYILDRDLADHAVRWIDEHEATQPDKPFFIYLAPGTAHAPNHAPKEWIDRFRGQFDGGWDVMRAQVVARQKALGVIPKNAADAPRPATLPRWDSLKPEQKRLYARYMEAYAGSLAFADDQIGRVLRAIQDSGQAENTMIVYIQGDNGASAEGSFDGKLFEQTALAGATGSIDYAINHIDQIGTKDAYNLYPGGWGWAMNAPYPWSKRYGSHFGGTRNAMTVMWPGHIKDPGKLRSQFLHVSDVMPTLLEVAGVQAPAELAGVKQQPITGISFAYTLSDPNAAPHRTQQIFAMSQNLAIYKDGWVAATAPMVTPWEKTRPKPVPLEQRQWQLYDIEKDFSEAHDIAARHPAKLAELKDIFWAEAAKAKMLPIHASEGGQDGRPDVSEGRTSFVYTQPVTEIPETGAPPIVGRSFRIDAEIEVPAGGAKGVLAAHGGRFGGYSLFVDGEGRPCFTYRYTPEHVTRIVGYAPLTPGKHRLSLNLKLDREEKTSGGNATLSVDGAAAGNGRIDRTFALIVSHTEGFSVGSDPITPVDDAYQSRTSAFTGSIGRIEITNPR; encoded by the coding sequence ATGTCCCATCGTCGCCTTTTGGGTATCGCCCGCCTGACGCTCACCCTGTTGAGCGCGACCGCGCTGAGCGTGCAGGCGGGCGCCCAAACCGCCAATGGCCGCACGCCGGCTGAATCTCCACCGCCAAGCTGGCCGCAGGAGCCGCGCGCACCGAAGGGGGCGCCCAACATCATCGTCATCATGACCGACGATGTCGGTTTCGGTGCATCGACGTCGTTCGGTGGCCCCGTGCCGACCCCCACCTTCGATCGTATAGGTAAGGAGGGCGCGCGTTATAACCGTTTCCACACCACTGCGATCTGCTCGCCGACCCGCGCCTCGCTGCTCACCGGCCGTAACCCGCAGGAGGTCGGCATGGGCTATGTCGCAAACTGGGCGACCGGCTATGAGGGCTATAACAGCGTCATCCCCAAGAGCGCGGGAACGATCGCCCAGATCCTGAAGGCGAACGGCTATAACACCGCGATGTTTGGCAAGGGGCATGTGACGCCCGAATGGGAAATGAGCGCGGCCGGCCCCTTCGATCGCTGGCCGACCGGGCTGGGTTTTGAATATTATTACGGTTTCCTCGGCGCCGACACGAGCGGGTTTGAACCGAGTCTGGTCGAGAATACCCGGCCCGTCACGCCCCCGGCCGAGCGCGATTATATCCTCGACCGCGATCTTGCCGATCATGCCGTCCGCTGGATCGACGAACATGAGGCGACGCAGCCCGACAAGCCGTTCTTCATCTATCTCGCCCCCGGAACCGCCCACGCGCCAAACCATGCGCCCAAAGAATGGATCGACCGATTCAGGGGCCAGTTCGATGGTGGATGGGATGTGATGCGCGCACAGGTCGTCGCCCGACAGAAGGCGCTGGGTGTCATCCCGAAAAATGCCGCGGACGCGCCGCGTCCTGCAACCCTGCCGCGCTGGGACAGTCTGAAGCCCGAGCAAAAGCGGCTCTACGCCCGTTACATGGAAGCTTATGCCGGTTCGCTAGCCTTCGCGGATGACCAGATCGGGCGCGTGCTGCGGGCGATCCAGGACAGCGGGCAGGCCGAAAACACCATGATCGTCTATATCCAGGGCGATAATGGCGCGAGCGCCGAGGGCAGTTTCGACGGCAAATTGTTCGAACAGACCGCTCTCGCCGGCGCGACCGGATCGATCGACTATGCGATCAACCATATCGACCAGATCGGCACCAAAGACGCCTATAATCTCTATCCCGGCGGATGGGGCTGGGCGATGAACGCGCCTTATCCCTGGTCGAAGCGCTACGGATCGCATTTTGGCGGAACCCGCAACGCGATGACGGTGATGTGGCCCGGCCACATCAAGGATCCGGGCAAGCTGCGATCGCAATTCCTGCACGTCAGCGATGTGATGCCGACCCTGCTCGAAGTCGCGGGGGTCCAGGCTCCCGCCGAACTGGCCGGGGTCAAGCAGCAGCCGATCACCGGGATCAGCTTCGCTTATACGCTGAGCGATCCGAACGCGGCGCCGCATCGCACGCAGCAGATTTTCGCGATGTCGCAGAACTTGGCCATTTATAAGGATGGCTGGGTTGCGGCGACGGCACCGATGGTCACGCCGTGGGAAAAGACCCGGCCCAAACCCGTCCCGCTCGAACAGCGCCAATGGCAACTCTACGATATCGAGAAGGATTTCAGCGAAGCGCACGATATCGCCGCGCGCCACCCCGCCAAGCTCGCCGAACTAAAGGACATCTTCTGGGCCGAGGCAGCCAAGGCGAAGATGCTGCCGATCCATGCGAGCGAAGGCGGGCAGGATGGCCGGCCGGACGTGAGCGAGGGACGCACCAGCTTCGTCTATACTCAGCCCGTCACCGAAATCCCCGAAACGGGTGCCCCGCCGATCGTAGGCCGCAGCTTCCGCATCGATGCGGAGATCGAGGTGCCGGCGGGCGGTGCCAAGGGCGTGCTGGCCGCGCATGGCGGGCGCTTCGGCGGCTACAGCCTGTTCGTCGATGGCGAAGGGCGGCCCTGCTTCACCTATCGCTACACGCCCGAACATGTGACGCGGATCGTCGGCTATGCGCCGTTGACGCCGGGCAAGCACCGGCTGTCGCTCAATCTAAAGCTCGATCGCGAAGAGAAGACGAGCGGCGGCAATGCAACCCTGTCGGTCGATGGTGCGGCGGCGGGCAACGGGCGGATCGACCGGACGTTCGCGCTGATCGTTTCGCACACCGAAGGCTTCAGCGTGGGCAGCGATCCGATCACCCCGGTCGACGATGCCTATCAGAGCCGGACGAGCGCCTTCACCGGAAGCATCGGCCGGATCGAGATCACGAACCCGCGCTAG
- a CDS encoding TetR/AcrR family transcriptional regulator — translation MASTKIRSPDPRSAQAVTSLLKISEALFAERGIDNVSLREIATAAGSKNNNAVQYHFGSKEDLLVAIFRQRVEQMEDRRAEMIAIADEAGLMGDLPTLLEIVCLPHLDLTDEDGRHPYPSFLLQYTRRSWRVGDGNWAGAGAIGPHLQRTTIAMRETLAPLRTDVARMRSQLCTFMFLDALIRWDQVEADAREAHSIFVVDALSAAQAALVAGRNDPPRKISPFRALFPMLAL, via the coding sequence ATGGCATCGACAAAAATCCGCTCCCCCGACCCGCGATCCGCTCAGGCCGTCACGAGCCTGCTGAAGATATCGGAGGCTTTGTTCGCCGAACGCGGCATCGATAACGTCTCGCTGCGCGAGATCGCAACCGCCGCAGGATCGAAGAACAACAACGCGGTTCAATATCATTTCGGATCGAAGGAAGACCTGCTCGTCGCCATCTTCCGACAGCGCGTCGAGCAGATGGAGGACCGGCGGGCGGAGATGATCGCGATTGCCGACGAGGCAGGGCTGATGGGCGACCTGCCAACCTTGCTCGAAATCGTCTGCTTGCCCCATCTAGATCTGACCGACGAGGATGGGCGGCATCCCTATCCCAGCTTCCTCCTCCAATATACGCGCCGGTCATGGCGGGTCGGCGACGGCAATTGGGCGGGCGCGGGTGCGATCGGCCCGCATCTACAACGCACGACGATAGCGATGCGCGAGACGCTGGCTCCGCTGCGCACCGATGTCGCGCGGATGCGATCGCAGCTCTGCACCTTCATGTTCCTCGATGCGCTGATCCGATGGGATCAGGTGGAAGCCGACGCGCGCGAGGCGCACAGCATCTTCGTCGTCGATGCGCTGTCGGCGGCGCAGGCGGCGCTGGTCGCGGGACGGAACGATCCGCCCCGCAAGATCAGCCCATTCCGCGCGCTGTTCCCGATGCTCGCGCTCTAG
- a CDS encoding glutathione S-transferase family protein, which yields MIQLYGGPTPNARKIAIALEEMDLAWTLEPIDILAGEQLTPEFLALNPNNKTPVIVDSDGPNGGEFVLWETGAILLYLAEKTGRFMPTDPAKRAIAWQWLMFQVSGIGPMFGQEVHFTHYAKDKHPYAIDRYSREVARLLRVLDERLGSSEWIGGDEYSIVDMATLPYLRRKLIEEAGSYPHIEHWAAAMQARPAVATGLTVGIARAETVEGGLTGFTDEHRSILWGERQHAAR from the coding sequence ATGATCCAGCTGTACGGCGGCCCCACCCCCAATGCGCGCAAGATCGCGATCGCACTCGAGGAAATGGACCTCGCCTGGACGCTCGAGCCCATCGACATTCTGGCCGGCGAACAGCTGACGCCCGAATTTCTCGCGCTCAATCCCAACAACAAAACGCCGGTGATCGTCGATTCCGATGGCCCCAATGGCGGCGAGTTCGTCCTGTGGGAAACCGGGGCGATCCTGCTCTACCTTGCCGAGAAGACCGGCCGCTTCATGCCCACCGATCCGGCAAAGCGCGCCATCGCGTGGCAATGGCTGATGTTCCAGGTGTCGGGCATCGGCCCGATGTTCGGGCAGGAGGTGCACTTCACCCATTATGCAAAGGACAAGCACCCTTACGCGATCGACCGCTACAGCCGCGAAGTAGCCCGCCTGCTGCGCGTCCTCGACGAACGACTGGGGTCGAGCGAATGGATCGGCGGGGATGAGTATAGCATCGTCGACATGGCCACCCTGCCCTATCTGCGCCGCAAGCTGATCGAGGAAGCGGGAAGCTATCCGCATATCGAGCACTGGGCCGCCGCGATGCAGGCCCGCCCGGCGGTCGCGACCGGTCTCACCGTCGGCATCGCACGCGCGGAAACCGTCGAGGGTGGCCTTACCGGCTTCACCGACGAACATCGCTCGATCCTGTGGGGAGAGCGCCAGCACGCAGCGCGCTGA
- a CDS encoding MarR family winged helix-turn-helix transcriptional regulator, which produces MARHATLLIPLFEAFSWFDEGLQTLLREAGWTAVTRPQTMVLIAIGQGIERAVDIARAIGVTRQSVGVTIAEMAAEGLLEMVDDPNDRRAKRVHLSDKGERRREDSRRAMAELTAELERRIGKASVTKLGEALQKDWGPPVAR; this is translated from the coding sequence ATGGCACGACATGCGACATTGCTGATCCCGTTGTTCGAGGCGTTTTCCTGGTTCGACGAAGGGCTGCAGACCTTGCTGCGCGAGGCGGGCTGGACCGCGGTGACGCGGCCGCAGACGATGGTGCTGATCGCGATCGGCCAGGGGATCGAGCGCGCGGTCGACATCGCCCGCGCCATCGGGGTGACGCGCCAGTCGGTCGGCGTGACCATCGCAGAAATGGCGGCCGAAGGGCTGCTCGAAATGGTCGACGATCCCAATGATCGCCGCGCCAAGCGCGTCCACCTGAGCGACAAGGGTGAACGCCGTCGCGAGGATTCGCGCCGTGCAATGGCCGAACTCACCGCCGAACTCGAACGGCGCATCGGCAAGGCCAGCGTGACGAAACTCGGCGAAGCCCTTCAAAAGGATTGGGGCCCGCCGGTCGCGCGCTGA
- a CDS encoding LLM class flavin-dependent oxidoreductase encodes MAALRFGSFLAPYHPARENPTLSLERDMQLIEHLDRLGYHEVWLGEHHSGGSEIISSPELMIAGVADRTRHIRFGTGVNSLCYHHPLILADRIAQLDHQTRGRIMFGAGPGQLPTDAYMLGIEPSEQRRMMVESLECLIDLFEGRSVSRTTDWFTLRDARLQLLPYQRPRMDMVVACAVTPSGPTTAGRLGLGMLSLAVSTPIGFSALGDHWGVYETAAQNAGRSVDRSSWRVVVSMHIAETREQALADLEWGIMDSIEYTRAIRGVKPGDDNPIAKIQTAREGVALLTGEGYSVFGVAMAGTPDDAVDYIRKLQAQAGGFGTLMFMANNFADTTATRKSYELFARYVMPRFDGSTDPLHASMEWCREKSAVTYGGFVDAMKATIASHAAP; translated from the coding sequence ATGGCTGCGTTGCGCTTCGGGAGCTTCCTTGCCCCCTATCACCCCGCGCGGGAGAACCCGACATTGTCGCTTGAACGCGACATGCAGCTGATCGAACATCTCGATCGGCTCGGCTATCACGAGGTCTGGCTGGGCGAGCATCATTCGGGCGGGTCGGAGATCATCTCCTCACCCGAACTGATGATCGCGGGGGTTGCCGATCGCACTCGCCACATCCGCTTCGGCACCGGGGTCAATTCGCTCTGCTATCATCACCCCCTGATCCTCGCCGATCGGATCGCGCAACTCGATCATCAGACGCGTGGGCGGATCATGTTCGGGGCGGGGCCGGGCCAGCTGCCGACCGACGCCTATATGCTAGGGATCGAGCCGAGCGAGCAGCGGCGGATGATGGTGGAATCGCTCGAATGCCTGATCGATCTGTTCGAAGGCCGATCGGTGTCGCGTACGACCGACTGGTTCACCCTGCGCGACGCCCGCTTGCAATTGCTGCCCTATCAGCGGCCGCGCATGGACATGGTGGTGGCCTGCGCCGTGACGCCATCGGGGCCGACGACCGCAGGGCGCTTGGGGCTGGGCATGCTGTCGCTCGCAGTGTCGACGCCGATCGGCTTTTCGGCGCTGGGCGATCATTGGGGCGTCTATGAGACGGCGGCGCAAAATGCGGGGCGCAGCGTCGATCGTAGCAGCTGGCGGGTCGTCGTGAGCATGCACATCGCCGAGACGCGTGAGCAGGCGCTCGCCGATCTCGAATGGGGCATCATGGACTCGATCGAATATACGCGCGCGATCCGCGGCGTGAAGCCGGGCGACGACAACCCGATCGCGAAGATCCAGACGGCGCGAGAGGGCGTCGCGCTGCTGACCGGGGAGGGATATAGCGTGTTCGGCGTCGCGATGGCCGGCACCCCCGACGATGCGGTCGACTATATCCGCAAGCTTCAGGCGCAAGCAGGTGGCTTCGGGACGCTGATGTTCATGGCGAACAATTTCGCCGACACGACCGCTACGCGGAAAAGCTACGAACTGTTCGCGCGCTACGTGATGCCCCGCTTTGATGGATCGACCGATCCGCTCCACGCCTCGATGGAATGGTGTCGCGAAAAGAGCGCGGTGACGTATGGCGGATTTGTCGACGCGATGAAGGCGACGATCGCGAGCCACGCAGCCCCTTAA
- a CDS encoding glutathione binding-like protein yields MIDLHFTATPNGQKISIAFEELGLPYRLIQYDIFQGDHLTEAYGRINPNHKMPAIVDHDPAFGGGPHAVFESGAILQYLAEKTGKLLPADPRQRSVALQWLTWQVAGLGPMGGQASHFMRYAPEQIPYAIERYSRELARLLMVLENRLSEAPYLAGDEYSIADIAIWPGRAAMAVVDVNLAETYPNIYRWFSTIAERPAVQRGRSAEKAFPDKYMGRHQKLSPEEWSNMFGDRMHSAVPGHA; encoded by the coding sequence ATGATCGATCTTCATTTCACCGCGACGCCCAACGGCCAGAAGATCAGCATCGCATTCGAGGAATTGGGCCTGCCCTATCGGCTGATCCAATATGATATTTTCCAGGGCGATCACCTGACCGAGGCTTATGGCCGGATCAATCCGAACCATAAGATGCCCGCGATCGTTGATCACGATCCGGCCTTCGGCGGCGGCCCGCATGCTGTGTTCGAATCCGGCGCGATCTTGCAGTATCTGGCGGAAAAGACTGGCAAGCTGCTGCCCGCCGATCCGCGCCAGCGCAGCGTCGCGCTGCAGTGGCTGACATGGCAGGTGGCGGGGCTCGGCCCGATGGGTGGGCAGGCTTCGCACTTCATGCGCTACGCCCCCGAACAGATACCCTATGCGATCGAACGCTATTCGCGCGAACTCGCCCGATTGCTGATGGTGCTGGAGAACCGGCTGAGCGAAGCGCCCTATCTGGCTGGCGACGAATATTCGATCGCCGACATCGCGATATGGCCGGGCCGCGCGGCGATGGCCGTGGTCGATGTCAACCTGGCCGAGACCTATCCCAATATCTATCGCTGGTTCAGCACGATCGCCGAACGCCCTGCCGTCCAGCGTGGTCGCAGTGCTGAAAAGGCATTCCCCGACAAGTATATGGGGCGCCACCAGAAGCTGTCGCCCGAGGAATGGTCGAACATGTTCGGGGATCGGATGCACAGCGCGGTGCCGGGCCACGCCTGA
- a CDS encoding GntR family transcriptional regulator, with amino-acid sequence MSKAFDNAYRTIREGIISGVYPQGSHLTAQQLAELTGLSRTPVREAMRRLDAEGLISLIPNRGAFVSRWTREEIEQIYELRVMLEAFAAQTAAERANPEQVEELRAIADRMTAALQSPEIDYEGITEINAEFHRAVLEACGNARLRELLGSLTEMPLILSTFRNYSRAQLERSAAQHVELVEAISLRDGALAHAVMTAHIRTARQTLVRQATP; translated from the coding sequence ATGAGCAAGGCGTTCGACAACGCATATCGCACGATCCGTGAAGGCATCATCAGTGGTGTCTATCCGCAGGGATCGCACCTGACGGCGCAGCAACTGGCCGAACTGACCGGCTTGAGCCGCACGCCCGTGCGTGAGGCGATGCGCCGGCTGGATGCCGAGGGGCTGATCAGCCTGATCCCCAATCGCGGCGCCTTCGTCTCGCGCTGGACGCGTGAGGAGATCGAACAGATCTACGAGCTTCGCGTGATGCTGGAGGCGTTCGCCGCGCAAACGGCGGCGGAGCGCGCCAATCCCGAGCAGGTCGAGGAATTGCGCGCGATCGCCGACCGGATGACCGCCGCGCTCCAGTCGCCCGAAATCGACTATGAAGGCATCACCGAGATCAACGCTGAGTTCCACCGCGCGGTGCTGGAAGCCTGCGGCAATGCGCGCCTGCGCGAACTGCTGGGCTCGCTGACCGAAATGCCGCTGATCCTCAGCACCTTCCGCAATTACAGCCGCGCCCAACTGGAACGCAGCGCCGCCCAGCATGTCGAACTGGTCGAGGCGATCTCGCTGCGCGACGGCGCGCTCGCCCATGCGGTGATGACCGCACATATCCGCACCGCGCGGCAGACGCTGGTGCGGCAAGCCACACCTTAA
- a CDS encoding DUF1330 domain-containing protein translates to MAAYVVFIRDSITDPAGMEDYAAAAGKARGDHKIERLVFYDPCEALEGPPVDGVVIVKFEDMAAAKAWYYSDAYQAAAKIRQRSADYRVILTEGV, encoded by the coding sequence ATGGCCGCTTATGTGGTTTTCATCCGCGACAGCATCACCGATCCGGCCGGCATGGAAGACTATGCCGCCGCCGCCGGCAAGGCGCGCGGCGATCACAAGATCGAACGACTCGTCTTCTACGATCCCTGCGAAGCGCTGGAAGGTCCGCCGGTCGACGGCGTCGTCATCGTGAAGTTCGAAGACATGGCCGCCGCAAAGGCCTGGTATTACAGCGACGCTTATCAGGCGGCCGCGAAGATCCGCCAGCGTTCGGCCGACTATCGGGTCATCCTGACCGAAGGCGTATGA
- a CDS encoding SDR family NAD(P)-dependent oxidoreductase, with product MEISGIHALITGAGSGIGRETAIQLARRGAAVLSLIDVNAAGLAESVALVAAEGAKARATTCDVSDIAALVRAFEEAAAVQPIDLLFNNAGVVSGAHLYPEAEPARIEKLLAINVGAVIIGTQLAVAHMSGRGGVVINTVSTSCTNAGFRDILYSSSKAAVAQFTRASGQLHERTGVRICGVSPGLVDTPILDTTAGDRRAEWMTPILASHRAMPPLAIAEGVIRQFEDDGAVGTIIDVVSEDWFASRAA from the coding sequence ATGGAGATTTCCGGCATTCACGCCCTGATTACCGGCGCCGGCAGCGGCATCGGTCGCGAAACGGCGATCCAGCTGGCGCGACGGGGTGCGGCGGTCCTCAGCCTGATCGACGTCAATGCGGCCGGGCTTGCCGAGTCCGTCGCGCTGGTCGCGGCGGAGGGCGCGAAGGCGCGCGCAACGACCTGCGACGTGTCCGATATCGCCGCGCTGGTCCGCGCGTTCGAAGAAGCCGCCGCGGTCCAGCCGATCGACCTTCTGTTCAACAATGCCGGGGTGGTTTCCGGCGCGCATCTCTATCCCGAAGCCGAACCGGCGCGGATCGAAAAGCTGCTGGCGATCAATGTCGGTGCGGTGATCATCGGCACCCAGTTGGCGGTCGCGCATATGAGCGGGCGCGGCGGCGTGGTGATCAACACGGTGTCGACATCGTGCACCAATGCCGGCTTCCGCGACATTCTCTACAGCAGTTCGAAGGCGGCGGTGGCGCAGTTCACCCGCGCCTCGGGCCAGCTGCACGAACGAACCGGCGTTCGGATCTGCGGGGTCAGCCCCGGCCTCGTCGACACGCCGATCCTCGATACCACCGCCGGCGACAGGCGCGCCGAATGGATGACGCCGATCCTCGCCAGCCATCGTGCGATGCCGCCGCTGGCGATCGCCGAGGGCGTGATCCGGCAGTTCGAGGATGATGGCGCGGTGGGCACGATCATCGATGTCGTGTCGGAGGACTGGTTCGCGTCGCGGGCGGCATGA
- a CDS encoding SDR family NAD(P)-dependent oxidoreductase gives MTDVAGKTAFITGGASGIGLAVAEGLIDAGARIIIADVNAEGVEAAAASLRARGGEAIGIALDVTDEAAWERAGQIARDFGPVRLLISNAGVGGGAGAFETYDTEVWRWGYAVNAHAHLYACRTFLGEMKASGEEAHLMLTSSMVAIVPPPISTAYISSKFATLGIAMSLRNELGGTKVGISVLMPGMSSTRIVETTRNLRPVGLETGKAATTSQAMQGVLAGGMAPGKVAAKVIQSIRDNQFWIFTHPEWKRMAELVTADMLAGFGASADPDYVGDDIDGLIAANGGRMFGVKLQEA, from the coding sequence ATGACCGACGTTGCTGGAAAAACCGCGTTCATCACCGGCGGGGCGAGCGGGATCGGCCTGGCGGTCGCCGAAGGGCTGATCGACGCGGGCGCCCGCATCATCATCGCCGACGTGAATGCCGAGGGCGTCGAGGCGGCTGCGGCATCGCTGCGCGCGCGGGGTGGTGAGGCGATTGGTATCGCGCTCGACGTCACCGATGAAGCGGCGTGGGAGCGGGCGGGGCAAATCGCGCGCGATTTCGGCCCGGTCCGGCTGCTGATCAGCAATGCCGGCGTCGGCGGCGGCGCGGGTGCGTTCGAAACCTATGATACTGAGGTGTGGCGCTGGGGCTATGCGGTCAACGCGCACGCCCATCTCTACGCCTGCCGCACTTTCCTTGGCGAGATGAAGGCGAGCGGGGAGGAGGCGCATCTGATGCTCACATCCTCGATGGTGGCGATCGTGCCGCCGCCGATCTCGACCGCCTATATCAGTTCCAAATTCGCCACCCTCGGCATCGCCATGTCGCTGCGCAACGAACTGGGCGGCACGAAGGTCGGCATCTCGGTGCTGATGCCGGGGATGAGCTCGACCCGCATCGTCGAAACCACGCGTAACCTGCGCCCCGTGGGCCTTGAGACCGGCAAGGCCGCGACCACGTCGCAGGCGATGCAGGGCGTGCTCGCGGGCGGGATGGCACCCGGCAAGGTGGCTGCCAAGGTGATCCAGTCGATCCGCGACAACCAGTTCTGGATCTTCACCCATCCCGAATGGAAGCGGATGGCCGAGCTGGTGACGGCCGACATGCTCGCGGGCTTCGGCGCCTCGGCAGACCCCGATTATGTCGGCGACGATATCGATGGGCTGATCGCGGCCAATGGCGGCCGCATGTTCGGCGTAAAACTTCAGGAGGCATGA
- a CDS encoding nuclear transport factor 2 family protein — protein sequence MSELDDTLALAKRFFDAVEQGDIDTVVNSFSPDAEIWHNTDEIVVTRDQTGTTLGGMATRIRDRVYAERRVTAFPGGFVQQHALTGVRVHDDVAVRLPCCIVCKVAGGKITRLDEYFDSAHVAEFRKYA from the coding sequence ATGAGCGAACTGGACGACACGCTGGCACTGGCGAAGCGCTTCTTCGATGCAGTGGAGCAGGGCGATATCGACACGGTGGTGAACAGCTTCTCGCCCGATGCCGAGATCTGGCACAACACCGACGAGATCGTCGTCACGCGCGATCAGACTGGCACGACGCTGGGCGGCATGGCGACCCGCATTCGCGATCGCGTCTATGCCGAGCGGCGCGTCACCGCCTTTCCCGGCGGCTTCGTGCAGCAACATGCGCTGACCGGCGTGCGCGTGCATGACGACGTTGCGGTGCGCCTTCCCTGCTGCATCGTGTGCAAGGTCGCGGGCGGCAAGATCACCCGGCTCGACGAATATTTCGATTCCGCGCACGTCGCCGAATTCCGCAAATACGCCTGA
- a CDS encoding carboxymuconolactone decarboxylase family protein: MPVLRQVPRSEVTADIVTRYYNRLFGERDPVAEPGTATGTPGDWWTVFALSPDIFQHAVDGFALYRNPERRIDPVLRELGQTRAGWVKGSQFVFSQHCKSLRGLGVSEEKIASIAHWQVADCYDDKERAVLAYADCLSGQSGRVPLAVFDKLKTFWDDQQIFEFTYITCLYDMHAVITRALRMEYDAREDPIVEVAAPEGFSAADFLSAPRPA, translated from the coding sequence ATGCCCGTACTACGTCAGGTGCCGCGATCCGAAGTCACGGCCGACATCGTCACCCGCTATTATAACCGCCTGTTCGGCGAGCGCGATCCGGTGGCCGAACCGGGCACCGCGACCGGCACGCCCGGCGACTGGTGGACCGTGTTCGCGCTCTCGCCCGATATCTTCCAGCACGCGGTCGACGGCTTTGCGCTCTATCGCAATCCGGAACGCCGTATCGATCCGGTGCTGCGCGAGCTGGGCCAGACCCGCGCGGGATGGGTGAAGGGCAGCCAGTTCGTCTTTTCGCAGCACTGCAAGTCGCTGCGCGGCCTTGGCGTCAGCGAGGAAAAGATCGCCTCGATCGCGCACTGGCAGGTCGCCGACTGCTATGACGACAAGGAGCGCGCGGTCCTGGCCTATGCCGACTGCCTGTCGGGGCAGAGCGGGCGCGTGCCGCTGGCGGTGTTCGACAAGCTCAAGACCTTCTGGGACGATCAGCAGATCTTCGAGTTCACCTACATCACCTGCCTTTACGACATGCACGCGGTGATCACGCGCGCGCTGCGTATGGAATATGATGCGCGCGAAGATCCGATCGTCGAGGTCGCGGCACCCGAAGGCTTCAGCGCGGCCGACTTCCTCAGCGCCCCGCGCCCGGCCTGA